AAGGATACATGTACATACTGCTTTGTTCTAACGGAAAATATTACACCGGAAGTACCAAAGACCTCGAAAAACGCTGGCAGGAACATCTGAGTGGAAATGGAGCAAACTTTACAAAAAAATATCCTCCTGTAAAACTGGTTTATTACGAGGAATATGACAGGATTGATAACGCTTTCTATCGTGAAAAACAGGTTCAGGGCTGGGGCAGGAAAAAGAAAGAGGCGTTGATTAACGGCAACTTTGATGATTTACCTCAACTGGCTAAAAAAGTATTTCTGAAAAATTCGCTCTCTTCGATACGATTGCTGCGCAATCACAACAAATCGCTCTCTTCGGTACAATTGCTGCGCAATCACTCAGAGAGCGATGAAGAAAACGGGGCGTTGAGTGTTTCCGACAACGGAGGAAACGTATCGAAACGCCCCAATGAAAAGATAAAAAATATTGAACAAACTAAATAATTCACAAAGAGCTGATAGAAACATTTTTTAAATTTGCTTTCTCCGATACAATTGCAAGGTAACTACAACAATTCGCTCTCTTCGGTACGATTGCTTCGCAATCACGACAAATCGCTCTCTTCGGTACAATTGCTGCGCAACCACTCAGAGAGCGATGAAGAAAACGGGGCGTTGAGTGTTTCCGACGAAGAAGGAAACATACCGAAACGCCCCAATGAAGAAAAAAAAGCATGAGTAAACTAAACAACATCCCCAAACACTGGCAAGTAAAAAAACTTGGAGAGTATGTCGTTTCTGTGAAAGGAAAGAAACCCAAACGAATTTCAAAAGTAAAAACAAAAGAATGTTCTATTCCTTATGTTAATATCAAAGCATTCGAAAAAAATGTAATTGATGAATACACTGATGGTGTTGGTTGTGTTCTTTGCGAAAAGGATGATTTTTTAATGGTTTGGGACGGCTCTCGATCGGGTTTTGTCGGTAAATCAATAAAAGGTGCGTTAGGAAGCACCTTAGTTAAATTAAATTTCCCAGACATCAATAATGACTATGCTTATTATTTTTTACAATCTAAGTTTATTGAAATAAATACAAGAGCAAAAGGTGTTGGCATCCCTCATGTTGATCCTAATTTACTTTGGAATTATGAATTACTAATTCCACCAAAAGAAACCCAACAACTCATCGTCTCCAAAATCGAAGAGCTTTTTAGTGAGTTGGACAAAGGTGTCGAGAGCTTAAAAACCGCACAACAACAATTAAAAGTTTACCGGCAGAGTTTGCTGAAATGGGCGTTTGAAGGAAAACTTACGAAGTCAGAATTTAGAAGTCAGAATTCAGAATTGGCAATGGCTGCCGAAGGAAAAGAAAAATACAGGAACGGTGAGTTGCCGGAGGGGTGGAGAATGAAAAAACTAAGTGAACTTTCAGTGCTTGTTTCAGATGGAGACCATTTGCCACCACCAAAATCTGAAAGCGGTATTCCGTTTATTACAATCTCAAATATAAAAAATAATACTATTGACTTTTCTCAAACTATGTTTATGACAGAAAAGTATTACAATGAGTTAAAAGAAAGCAGAAAACCTATAAAAGGGGATATTTTATATAGTGTTACGGGTTCTTTTGGTATTCCTGTATTAATAAATTTTGATAAAAA
The Bacteroidales bacterium genome window above contains:
- a CDS encoding GIY-YIG nuclease family protein, whose protein sequence is MKGYMYILLCSNGKYYTGSTKDLEKRWQEHLSGNGANFTKKYPPVKLVYYEEYDRIDNAFYREKQVQGWGRKKKEALINGNFDDLPQLAKKVFLKNSLSSIRLLRNHNKSLSSVQLLRNHSESDEENGALSVSDNGGNVSKRPNEKIKNIEQTK
- a CDS encoding restriction endonuclease subunit S; this encodes MSKLNNIPKHWQVKKLGEYVVSVKGKKPKRISKVKTKECSIPYVNIKAFEKNVIDEYTDGVGCVLCEKDDFLMVWDGSRSGFVGKSIKGALGSTLVKLNFPDINNDYAYYFLQSKFIEINTRAKGVGIPHVDPNLLWNYELLIPPKETQQLIVSKIEELFSELDKGVESLKTAQQQLKVYRQSLLKWAFEGKLTKSEFRSQNSELAMAAEGKEKYRNGELPEGWRMKKLSELSVLVSDGDHLPPPKSESGIPFITISNIKNNTIDFSQTMFMTEKYYNELKESRKPIKGDILYSVTGSFGIPVLINFDKKFCFQRHIGLIRPQKSTNTKWLFYILQSPQIFKQATETATGTAQKTVALKSLRNFDIPLPPISDQQLIVSELESKLTVCDKIEETINNGLQQSEGLRQSILKQAFEGRLV